A single genomic interval of Planctomycetota bacterium harbors:
- a CDS encoding 5-formyltetrahydrofolate cyclo-ligase yields MARLLQDKATIRRELRSAVSALDEQHRHEASAEIAAQIVALREWQRARVVMLYMALPTEVQTAALALRAWQDGKTVCLPRVDFDQRKMAAITVASFSDDMDTVPGTSGEGKYLLQPTAGRPMPVREIDLLIVPGLGFTPCGKRIGRGGGFYDRFLTPDTFFGTKLGVCFDCQLVEALPTQSHDITLDLVATPGTVHRNCGELLD; encoded by the coding sequence ATGGCTCGGTTGTTACAGGACAAGGCAACGATTCGCCGCGAACTGCGGTCGGCGGTATCGGCGTTGGACGAGCAGCACCGACACGAAGCGTCGGCGGAGATCGCCGCGCAAATCGTCGCCTTGCGTGAGTGGCAACGGGCGCGGGTCGTGATGCTCTACATGGCACTGCCGACGGAGGTGCAGACGGCCGCGCTGGCACTGCGTGCCTGGCAAGACGGCAAGACCGTGTGTCTGCCGCGGGTTGATTTCGATCAGCGCAAGATGGCCGCGATCACCGTGGCCAGCTTCTCTGATGACATGGACACCGTGCCGGGGACGAGCGGTGAGGGTAAGTACCTCTTGCAACCGACTGCCGGGCGACCGATGCCGGTCCGGGAGATTGATCTGCTTATCGTTCCAGGCCTCGGGTTCACACCTTGCGGCAAGCGCATCGGTCGTGGCGGCGGTTTTTATGATCGCTTCCTCACGCCCGACACCTTCTTCGGTACCAAGCTCGGCGTCTGCTTCGATTGCCAACTTGTTGAAGCGTTGCCGACGCAATCACATGACATCACGCTCGATCTCGTCGCAACGCCGGGCACCGTGCATCGCAACTGCGGTGAGCTACTGGATTG